The following are encoded together in the Thermosipho japonicus genome:
- a CDS encoding amidohydrolase, whose translation MIKIKNAFVWDNGHFFKKDLYVKNGIFVDDCKKCDYEIDLEGKYILPGFSDSHAHVLGVGLSKLMLNLNNKNFQDEIFSSSEEIILGRGWTEISDKYLFDSITRPVILIRICGHVAYLNKYAQKILGFNDYFIYENDLEKIWKLLPEEYYIKAFKTGEYEFISKGITSVHSDDLHGITFETLLKLLNDSKLRIYEKLYTETPWNYEFNKEYGISKIFGIKLFADGSLGGKTAFLSRPYKNSKNYGTYILPESFESILDFAEKNNVQVCVHAIGDEAISRLIELFGRFNNHRIIHAQLIKEKDFEKLKNFKFSVQPHFYFEDQEILKNIDTSGLMLYPFKRMFEEGYLISFSSDGPVSPVDPKYIISSALKLGFSFVDSIKLYTEYSGNMINEKIGLLKPNYKADFIVFKDKNLEKLEAVFINGEKVYDALTLNP comes from the coding sequence ATGATAAAAATAAAAAACGCATTTGTATGGGATAATGGACATTTTTTTAAGAAAGATTTGTATGTAAAAAATGGAATATTTGTTGATGATTGTAAAAAGTGTGACTATGAAATAGACCTGGAGGGGAAATACATCCTTCCAGGTTTTTCTGATTCCCATGCTCATGTATTAGGAGTAGGGTTAAGCAAGTTAATGCTTAATTTAAATAATAAGAATTTTCAGGATGAAATATTTTCATCTAGCGAAGAAATAATACTTGGACGTGGTTGGACTGAAATAAGTGATAAATACCTATTTGATTCAATAACAAGGCCTGTAATTTTAATTAGGATTTGTGGACATGTTGCATATTTAAATAAATATGCTCAAAAGATACTAGGATTTAATGATTATTTTATCTATGAAAATGATTTAGAAAAAATTTGGAAACTACTACCTGAAGAATACTACATTAAGGCTTTTAAAACTGGGGAATATGAATTTATTTCTAAAGGAATAACTAGTGTACATTCAGATGATTTACATGGAATTACCTTTGAAACATTATTAAAACTTTTAAATGATAGTAAGCTGAGAATATATGAAAAATTGTACACGGAGACGCCTTGGAATTACGAATTCAACAAGGAATATGGTATTTCAAAGATTTTTGGGATAAAACTTTTTGCAGATGGCTCATTAGGCGGAAAAACAGCTTTTTTGTCAAGACCATATAAAAACTCAAAAAATTATGGAACATATATTTTACCAGAAAGTTTTGAATCGATTTTGGACTTTGCAGAAAAAAATAATGTACAAGTTTGTGTTCATGCAATTGGAGATGAAGCAATATCAAGACTTATAGAACTTTTTGGAAGGTTTAATAATCATAGAATAATTCATGCACAGCTTATTAAAGAAAAAGATTTTGAAAAATTAAAAAATTTTAAATTTTCAGTCCAACCTCATTTTTATTTTGAAGATCAAGAAATTTTAAAGAACATTGACACATCAGGATTAATGCTCTATCCTTTCAAAAGAATGTTTGAGGAGGGCTATTTAATTTCATTTTCAAGTGATGGTCCAGTTTCACCTGTCGATCCTAAATATATTATTTCAAGTGCCTTAAAATTAGGTTTTTCATTTGTAGATAGTATTAAACTATATACAGAATATTCTGGAAATATGATTAATGAAAAAATTGGGCTTTTAAAGCCCAATTATAAAGCGGATTTTATAGTATTCAAAGACAAGAATTTAGAAAAACTTGAAGCGGTATTTATAAATGGGGAAAAAGTCTATGATGCTTTAACCCTAAATCCATAG
- the pfkA gene encoding 6-phosphofructokinase, which produces MKKIAVMTSGGDAPGMNAAIRAVVRYAVRNDIQVLGIQRGYAGLLDEDFIEMDFASVGGIMEKGGTILRSSRCPEFVRKETRQEAAKILAKHGVEGLIVIGGEGSLHGAMFLEEEQKVPVVGIPGTIDNDIAMTDMSIGVDTCLNTVVDAIQKLKDTASSHERAFIVEVMGRSSGYIATVAGLVTGAEAIVIPEIPVNYEALGNKILKERERGKINCIVVVAEGAASAYTVARHLEHRIGYETRITILGHIQRGGSPTAFDRLLASRMGVAAVEFLKRGTSYVMTALQGGKIVPVKLDEVLKQKKSLNMELVELTALLS; this is translated from the coding sequence GGAGATGCCCCTGGAATGAATGCCGCCATTCGTGCTGTGGTTCGTTATGCTGTAAGGAATGACATTCAAGTTCTTGGAATTCAAAGAGGTTATGCTGGACTTTTGGATGAAGATTTTATAGAAATGGATTTTGCATCCGTTGGTGGAATAATGGAAAAAGGTGGAACAATTCTTAGAAGTAGTAGGTGTCCAGAATTTGTGAGAAAAGAGACAAGGCAAGAAGCCGCAAAAATACTTGCAAAACATGGTGTGGAAGGATTAATTGTGATTGGTGGTGAGGGAAGTTTACATGGTGCAATGTTCCTTGAAGAAGAACAAAAGGTACCTGTTGTAGGAATTCCTGGTACAATTGATAATGATATTGCAATGACTGATATGAGTATTGGTGTTGATACATGTCTAAATACAGTTGTTGATGCAATTCAAAAGCTAAAAGATACCGCTTCTTCTCATGAGAGAGCATTTATTGTTGAAGTTATGGGAAGGTCATCCGGATATATTGCAACAGTTGCTGGTCTTGTAACTGGTGCTGAGGCAATAGTAATCCCAGAAATACCCGTGAATTATGAAGCATTAGGAAATAAAATTTTGAAAGAAAGAGAAAGAGGTAAAATTAATTGTATCGTTGTTGTAGCTGAAGGTGCTGCAAGTGCTTATACAGTTGCAAGGCATTTAGAACATAGGATTGGATATGAAACAAGAATAACAATTTTGGGACATATTCAAAGAGGAGGTTCCCCTACAGCTTTTGATAGGCTGCTTGCTTCAAGAATGGGAGTTGCTGCAGTAGAATTCTTAAAACGTGGAACTAGCTACGTTATGACTGCACTACAAGGTGGTAAAATTGTGCCTGTTAAACTGGATGAAGTTCTTAAACAGAAAAAATCTTTAAATATGGAATTAGTTGAGTTAACTGCATTACTATCATGA